A region of Argentina anserina chromosome 5, drPotAnse1.1, whole genome shotgun sequence DNA encodes the following proteins:
- the LOC126794734 gene encoding uncharacterized protein LOC126794734 isoform X2: MTCTAFNLTPSPLFRSTTTQIRNPHPTYHYGFTRKLKRCRFIPKATSLELPLLPFPLTEVLVPSESKTLHLYEARYLALLEESLSNCKKFFVHFVLDPIIIDDSLEEASFAARNGCLVYIENVERLELGALVSIRGIGRVKIIKFVQGDPYLKGVVIPVQDRVPDSVSRLSPKVMQVKEALCSLNSLEIKLKAPKDAPLQTEIANSLMWVEKELQVDYDLAFFPSLAERVSFAALQPVSGSSQSELLKLQQEKLKAMELKDTMHRLDNSLQFIKDNISMVAAKLAIQSVEMK; this comes from the exons ATGACTTGTACGGCCTTCAATCTCACCCCGAGCCCCCTTTTCCGTTCAACGACGACCCAAATCCGAAACCCACACCCGACCTACCATTACGGTTTCACCCGCAAGCTGAAACGATGCCGTTTCATCCCCAAGGCCACCTCCTTGGAGCTCCCGCTGCTCCCCTTCCCCTTGACCGAG GTTCTGGTTCCATCCGAGAGTAAAACACTGCATTTGTATGAAGCAAGATATCTTGCTCTACTCGAGGAG TCATTGTCGAATTGCAAGAAGTTCTTTGTTCATTTTGTGCTGGATCCTATtatcattgatgattcattgGAAGAAGCATCATTTGCAGCCCGGAATGGTTGTTTGGTCTATATTGAAAAT GTTGAGAGATTAGAATTGGGAGCATTAGTCTCTATAAGAGGGATTGGACGTGTAAAGATTATCAAATTTGTGCAG GGAGATCCGTATTTGAAAGGTGTTGTCATACCCGTGCAGGACAGGGTACCTGACAGCGTAAGCAGATTAAGCCCCAAAGTTATGCAAGTAAAAGAGGCTCTGTGTAGTTTAAATAGTTTGGAAATCAAACTAAAG GCTCCAAAGGACGCACCTTTACAGACTGAAATTGCCAACTCTCTGATGTGGGTGGAAAAGGAACTACAAGTGGACTATGATTTAGCTTTCTTTCCGTCCTTGGCTGAGCGTGTTTCCTTTGCGGCACTTCAACCCGTGTCAG GATCAAGTCAATCGGAACTTCTTAAACTGCAGCAAGAAAAACTAAAGGCAATGGAGCTGAAAGACACAATGCATAGGCTAGATAATTCATTGCAATTCATCAAAGATAATATCTCCATGGTTGCAGCCAAGCTTGCTATACAATCAGTGGAGATGAAGTGA
- the LOC126794734 gene encoding uncharacterized protein LOC126794734 isoform X1, translating into MTCTAFNLTPSPLFRSTTTQIRNPHPTYHYGFTRKLKRCRFIPKATSLELPLLPFPLTEVLVPSESKTLHLYEARYLALLEESLSNCKKFFVHFVLDPIIIDDSLEEASFAARNGCLVYIENVERLELGALVSIRGIGRVKIIKFVQGDPYLKGVVIPVQDRVPDSVSRLSPKVMQVKEALCSLNSLEIKLKAPKDAPLQTEIANSLMWVEKELQVDYDLAFFPSLAERVSFAALQPVSGCQSRPLIHAFVTPLSVLIRWCKTPKNVFNHASYSKSSYSESCSPSWSIGLFSARAWHV; encoded by the exons ATGACTTGTACGGCCTTCAATCTCACCCCGAGCCCCCTTTTCCGTTCAACGACGACCCAAATCCGAAACCCACACCCGACCTACCATTACGGTTTCACCCGCAAGCTGAAACGATGCCGTTTCATCCCCAAGGCCACCTCCTTGGAGCTCCCGCTGCTCCCCTTCCCCTTGACCGAG GTTCTGGTTCCATCCGAGAGTAAAACACTGCATTTGTATGAAGCAAGATATCTTGCTCTACTCGAGGAG TCATTGTCGAATTGCAAGAAGTTCTTTGTTCATTTTGTGCTGGATCCTATtatcattgatgattcattgGAAGAAGCATCATTTGCAGCCCGGAATGGTTGTTTGGTCTATATTGAAAAT GTTGAGAGATTAGAATTGGGAGCATTAGTCTCTATAAGAGGGATTGGACGTGTAAAGATTATCAAATTTGTGCAG GGAGATCCGTATTTGAAAGGTGTTGTCATACCCGTGCAGGACAGGGTACCTGACAGCGTAAGCAGATTAAGCCCCAAAGTTATGCAAGTAAAAGAGGCTCTGTGTAGTTTAAATAGTTTGGAAATCAAACTAAAG GCTCCAAAGGACGCACCTTTACAGACTGAAATTGCCAACTCTCTGATGTGGGTGGAAAAGGAACTACAAGTGGACTATGATTTAGCTTTCTTTCCGTCCTTGGCTGAGCGTGTTTCCTTTGCGGCACTTCAACCCGTGTCAG GATGTCAAAGTCGACCACTTATCCATGCGTTTGTGACTCCATTATCTGTTCTTATAAGGTGGTGCAAAACACCCAAAAATGTGTTCAATCATGCAAGTTACTCCAAAAGTTCTTACTCGGAGTCCTGTAGTCCAAGTTGGAGTATTGGGTTGTTCTCCGCCCGTGCATGGCATGTATGA